A stretch of DNA from Campylobacter concisus:
TAATATCTATGGCTCCAAACGGGGCCAAATATAAATATATTAAGCCACTACAATCAAAGACATAGGCATCTATATGGTAACCGACCTAATAGAACTTTATAAAACCTCATATGAAAAACTAGAAGAAAACTATAAAAAGGTAATGCACGCAGGCAATATATTTATCACACTATTAACTTAAAAAAATAAATTAATTTTAAGAGATAATTAGACTTTTTTATAAGAAAAATCGCAAATAGCGATCTATACAAATTCTGATAAAGAATTTCAATATATTTTAATATCAAAATGAGCTAAATTTTGAAAAAATTAAAGCGTATTTTTAAACTTGCTTTTAACTTTTTTGTTATAATATCCCATCAAAAATAAAAAGGATATTTTTTATCCTAATTAAGGTTTTAAATTTGAGAGTATATTTAGACAATAACGCTACAACAATGGTTGATCCTGAAGCTTTTGAGCTTATGAAGCCATATTTTTGTGAAAAATACGGCAATCCAAATTCGCTTCATAAATTTGGCTCTGAAACACATCCAGCTTTAAGAACAGCGCTAGATCAACTCTACACCGGACTAAACGCAAAAGATAGCGATGATATCGTTGTTACTTCATGCGCGACTGAGAGCAACAACTGGGTAGTAAAAGGTATCTACTTTGACAAAATAGCAACTGGCGAGAAAAAGCGTATCATAACAACCGCAGTTGAGCATCCAGCTATTTTGGCGACTTGTAAATTTTTAGAAAAATATGGCGTAGAGCTTACTGTTTTAGATGTAAATAACGATGGCATAGTCACTCCAGAACAGTTAAGAGCTGTAATGGATGAGAATGTAGCACTTGTTTCTATAATGAGTGCAAATAACGAAACTGGCATGATCTTTCCTATAAAAGAGCTTGCTAGTATTGCTCATGAATATGGAGCTTTATTCCACACGGATGCGGTTCAAGCAGTTGGTAAGATAAAGATAAATGTTCAAGACCTTAATGTTGATTTTTTAAGCTTTTCTGCGCATAAATTTCACGGACCAAAGGGTGTTGGAGCACTATTTATAAAAAATAGCATGCCACTAAGTAGCTTACTTCATGGTGGTGAGCACATGGGTGGACGCAGAAGTGGCACGCTCGATGTTCCTGGTATCATCGGCATGGGTAAAGCACTTGAACTGGCAAATAAATTTATGGATTATGAGCACTCTCATGTTCGCCGTTTGCGTGATAAGCTTGAAGATGCAATTTTACAAATTCCTGACGTTAGCGTTGTAGGAAAAAAAGAACAACGTGTGCCAAATACCATTTTGGCTTCTATAAAAGGCGTTGAAGGCGAAGCGATGCTTTGGGATCTAAACAAAGCTGGCATCGCAGCTTCAACTGGCTCAGCATGTGCAAGTGAAACATTAGAGAGTAACCCAATAATGGAGGCCATAGGGGCAGATAAAGAGCTGGCTCACACCGCACTTAGACTATCTCTTTCTAGATTTAATACAGAAGAAGAGATTGACTATGCGATCGAGCACATAACAAAAGCAGTAAATAGACTAAGAGGTATCTCTAGTACATTTGCCTACGCCCCAGAATGGCATAAGAGTGGATTATAAAATTTAAAGGAAATAAACATGGCAAAGAATAATTTGATCGGAGGCTCTATCTGGGATGAGTACTCTAAGGTAGTGCAAGACAGGATGAATAACCCTAAATTTATGGGAGAGATAACCGAAGAAGATGCTAAAAAGGCAAATGCAAAGCTTATTGTGGCTGACTTTGGTGCAGAAAGCTGCGGTGATGCGGTTAGGCTATACTGGCTTGTTGATGAAAAGACAGACAAAATAATAGATGCTAAATTTAAAAGCTTTGGCTGTGGCACAGCGATAGCTAGCTCTGATACGATGGCTGAGCTTTGTATCGGCAAAACAGTCGATGAAGCAGTCAAGATCACAAACCTTGATGTAGAAAAGGCTATGCGCGACAATCCAGAAACGCCAGCAGTTCCACCTCAAAAGATGCACTGCTCAGTTATGGCGTATGATGTTATAAAAGCAGCAGCTGCAAGCTATAAAGGCATAGACCCAGAGCATTTTGAAGACGAGATCATCGTTTGCGAGTGCGCTAGGGTAAGCCTTGGTACGATTAAAGAAGTGATAAGGCTAAATGACCTTCACACAGTTGAGGAAATCACGCAATACACCAAAGCTGGTGCATTTTGCAAGTCTTGTGTAAAGCCTGGTGGCCATGAAAAAAGAGAATATTATTTGGTGGATATTTT
This window harbors:
- a CDS encoding NifS family cysteine desulfurase; protein product: MRVYLDNNATTMVDPEAFELMKPYFCEKYGNPNSLHKFGSETHPALRTALDQLYTGLNAKDSDDIVVTSCATESNNWVVKGIYFDKIATGEKKRIITTAVEHPAILATCKFLEKYGVELTVLDVNNDGIVTPEQLRAVMDENVALVSIMSANNETGMIFPIKELASIAHEYGALFHTDAVQAVGKIKINVQDLNVDFLSFSAHKFHGPKGVGALFIKNSMPLSSLLHGGEHMGGRRSGTLDVPGIIGMGKALELANKFMDYEHSHVRRLRDKLEDAILQIPDVSVVGKKEQRVPNTILASIKGVEGEAMLWDLNKAGIAASTGSACASETLESNPIMEAIGADKELAHTALRLSLSRFNTEEEIDYAIEHITKAVNRLRGISSTFAYAPEWHKSGL
- a CDS encoding iron-sulfur cluster assembly scaffold protein NifU, producing the protein MAKNNLIGGSIWDEYSKVVQDRMNNPKFMGEITEEDAKKANAKLIVADFGAESCGDAVRLYWLVDEKTDKIIDAKFKSFGCGTAIASSDTMAELCIGKTVDEAVKITNLDVEKAMRDNPETPAVPPQKMHCSVMAYDVIKAAAASYKGIDPEHFEDEIIVCECARVSLGTIKEVIRLNDLHTVEEITQYTKAGAFCKSCVKPGGHEKREYYLVDILRDTRAEMEREKIEAQANAQANHTLGDISFENMTMVGQLKAVESVIDKEIRPMLEMDGGNLEILDIRNDNGENTDIYIRYLGACSGCASGSTGTLYAIENVLQESLSPKIRVMPI